Proteins found in one Tsukamurella paurometabola DSM 20162 genomic segment:
- the hemQ gene encoding hydrogen peroxide-dependent heme synthase, which translates to MAKLDYAELNSTVRYLMFSVFSINPGELGDESSRAAAAAEAEAFFERIQQGDLIVRGVYNVSGMRADADFMIWWHAEKLEDLQSAYNDFRRSTVLGRASDPVWSSTALHRPAEFNKSHIPAFLAGEEPGANICVYPFVRSLEWYLLPDEERRKMLADHGRAARGYPDVRANTVPAFALGDYEWLLAFEAPEMYRIVDLMRDLRATDARRHTREETPFFSGPRVQVRDLIAALP; encoded by the coding sequence GTGGCCAAACTCGATTACGCAGAGCTGAATTCGACCGTTCGCTACCTCATGTTCTCGGTGTTCTCGATCAATCCGGGTGAGCTGGGTGATGAGTCCTCGCGGGCTGCGGCGGCGGCCGAGGCCGAGGCCTTCTTCGAGCGCATCCAGCAGGGCGATCTCATCGTCCGCGGCGTGTACAACGTGTCGGGTATGCGCGCCGATGCCGACTTCATGATCTGGTGGCACGCCGAGAAGCTCGAAGATCTGCAGTCCGCGTACAACGATTTCCGCCGCAGCACCGTATTGGGCCGTGCCAGCGATCCGGTGTGGTCGTCGACGGCGCTGCACCGCCCGGCGGAGTTCAATAAGAGTCACATCCCGGCGTTCCTCGCCGGAGAAGAGCCCGGCGCGAACATCTGCGTGTACCCGTTCGTGCGCAGCTTGGAGTGGTACCTCCTGCCCGATGAGGAGCGGCGCAAGATGCTCGCCGATCACGGCCGCGCAGCACGGGGGTATCCCGATGTCCGGGCGAACACCGTTCCCGCGTTCGCGCTCGGCGACTACGAATGGCTGCTGGCCTTCGAGGCGCCCGAGATGTACCGCATCGTCGACCTGATGCGCGACCTGCGCGCGACCGATGCCCGCCGGCACACCCGTGAGGAGACCCCGTTCTTCTCCGGGCCGCGCGTGCAGGTACGCGATCTGATCGCCGCGTTGCCGTAG